In Clostridium sp. DL-VIII, the following proteins share a genomic window:
- a CDS encoding MFS transporter produces the protein MIQENTRTSSNIGKRTKYRFVALAMILALLTLSTADRAAISIAAGGMQKALSLNKTSMGVLMSAFSWAYVIGQLPSGWLGDKIGSKKIMAIGVAFWSLATFAMGFSGWFFFSFGLLIFLRICLGAFETPVGPGSGRILAAWFPTSERGVAGSIYNSAQYVSIAIFSPFMGLLAFKYGWEYVYLIMGALGFVFLAAWLKLFHVPRKHPKVNQAELDYITEGGGVIDLDSNLGNADSKAAAKSSFSWSDVGKLFKSRMLVGIFIAQYCVNAITYFFMTWFPNYLVTARHFSILNAGIVASLPAVFGCIGGLSSGFVSDGILKKSGSLSLARKIPITIGLLLSASIILCNYTDSNTVVIAFMCLAFFGKGFGSLGWTVISDTAPKKIVGVASGVFNGLGNLAGIIVPVIIGMIVDKTGSFSGALLFVGIHGVIAVLSYWIIVGRIQRLELE, from the coding sequence ATGATACAAGAAAATACTAGAACTAGTAGTAATATAGGAAAGCGTACTAAATACAGGTTTGTAGCATTAGCTATGATACTTGCATTATTAACATTAAGTACTGCGGACCGTGCAGCGATTTCAATTGCTGCTGGTGGAATGCAAAAAGCTTTAAGTTTAAACAAAACTAGTATGGGAGTTCTTATGTCTGCCTTCAGTTGGGCTTATGTTATAGGACAATTACCATCAGGGTGGCTGGGAGATAAAATAGGTTCGAAAAAGATTATGGCTATTGGTGTAGCATTTTGGTCATTGGCTACCTTTGCCATGGGATTTAGTGGTTGGTTTTTCTTTTCTTTCGGGTTACTTATATTTCTAAGAATTTGTCTTGGAGCATTTGAAACTCCAGTTGGACCAGGTTCAGGAAGAATACTAGCTGCTTGGTTCCCAACATCAGAACGTGGTGTTGCAGGTTCAATATATAATAGTGCACAATATGTTTCCATTGCTATTTTTTCACCTTTTATGGGATTGCTGGCATTTAAGTATGGTTGGGAATATGTATATTTGATAATGGGAGCTTTAGGATTTGTATTCCTAGCTGCATGGTTAAAACTTTTCCACGTACCTAGAAAACACCCTAAAGTAAATCAAGCTGAACTTGATTATATAACTGAAGGTGGAGGAGTAATTGATTTAGATAGTAATCTTGGAAATGCAGACTCGAAGGCTGCTGCAAAATCAAGTTTCAGCTGGAGTGATGTTGGTAAACTATTTAAAAGCAGGATGCTTGTAGGTATTTTTATTGCTCAGTATTGTGTTAATGCTATTACGTATTTTTTCATGACATGGTTTCCTAATTATTTGGTAACTGCAAGACATTTTTCTATATTAAATGCAGGAATTGTAGCTTCATTACCAGCTGTTTTTGGATGTATTGGAGGTTTATCAAGCGGTTTTGTATCAGATGGTATATTGAAAAAATCAGGATCTTTAAGTCTTGCTAGAAAAATCCCTATAACTATTGGATTACTTCTTAGTGCAAGTATTATTCTATGTAATTATACTGATTCAAATACAGTAGTTATTGCTTTTATGTGCTTAGCTTTCTTTGGAAAAGGTTTTGGTTCATTAGGTTGGACAGTAATAAGTGATACAGCCCCGAAAAAAATCGTAGGTGTAGCAAGTGGTGTTTTCAATGGTCTTGGTAATCTAGCTGGGATTATAGTTCCTGTTATTATAGGTATGATCGTTGACAAAACTGGATCATTTAGTGGTGCATTACTATTTGTTGGTATACATGGAGTTATAGCTGTGTTAAGTTATTGGATAATAGTAGGCAGAATTCAGAGACTTGAACTTGAATAA
- a CDS encoding enolase C-terminal domain-like protein, producing the protein MTPKKILKLAEATHELYGFEDFKLKGGVLRGEEEIEAIIALHERFPKARITLDPNGGWLLRDAIRLCKDMHGILAYAEDPCGAENGFSGREVMVEFRRETGLPTATNMIATDWRQFVHSLSLQSVSIPEKPGLGIEIDMDQVAKANELYNKHCLGARNDAMGMQYLIPGWEFNNKKPCMVR; encoded by the coding sequence ATGACACCGAAAAAAATATTAAAGTTAGCTGAAGCAACTCATGAACTTTATGGATTTGAAGATTTCAAATTAAAAGGTGGCGTTTTAAGAGGGGAAGAAGAAATTGAAGCTATAATTGCTTTACATGAACGTTTCCCAAAAGCTCGTATAACTCTTGATCCAAACGGCGGATGGTTATTAAGAGATGCTATAAGATTATGTAAAGATATGCATGGAATTTTAGCTTATGCAGAAGATCCATGTGGAGCTGAAAATGGATTCTCAGGAAGAGAAGTAATGGTAGAATTCAGAAGAGAAACAGGACTCCCAACAGCTACAAATATGATTGCAACTGACTGGAGACAATTTGTACACAGTCTTTCATTACAATCAGTGTCAATTCCTGAAAAACCAGGCTTAGGTATAGAAATTGATATGGATCAAGTAGCTAAAGCTAACGAGTTATACAACAAGCACTGTCTTGGTGCACGTAATGATGCAATGGGAATGCAATACTTAATACCAGGATGGGAATTTAATAATAAAAAACCTTGTATGGTGAGATAA
- a CDS encoding gluconate:H+ symporter — translation MALVTVAFGVLILLILMMGFKIDGFISLILVSLIVGLMLGMPLDKVTASMYKGVGSQLQSLIFILAFGAMLGKLLSDSGAASRIATTLINKFGKKNARWAMLLTALVVGITMFYEAGFIVLIPIVYTVVIEMDIPLMSAGLPVVTGLSITHTFLPPHPGPALVVSTYGASMGKTLLLGLLIAIPSIIILELFYNKSKWALSAKASIPEGLASRQKFKEEELPGFGISVFTALIPIFLIAASTFGELLLDKNSIALKYINFIGDGPIALLISVLFATYTLGIARGKKMEEVMKSLAGSVKAIAMILLVIGAGGAFKQVIVDAGIGNAVNELTKNINISPLILAWIIAAAVRTAVGSATVAISTASGIILPMIATSGVNIELMVLATSCGSMFASHVNDPGFWMFKEYFNLSVVDAIKVRTPYTCLLSVFGLIGVLILSNFF, via the coding sequence ATGGCACTAGTTACAGTTGCATTTGGTGTATTAATATTATTAATATTAATGATGGGATTTAAAATTGATGGATTTATTTCACTAATTTTAGTTTCTTTAATTGTTGGTCTTATGTTAGGAATGCCTTTAGACAAAGTTACAGCGTCTATGTATAAGGGAGTTGGAAGTCAACTGCAAAGTTTAATATTTATTCTTGCATTTGGAGCAATGCTTGGTAAGTTGCTATCTGATTCAGGGGCAGCTTCTCGTATAGCTACAACTCTTATTAACAAATTTGGAAAGAAAAATGCTAGGTGGGCAATGTTATTAACTGCACTTGTTGTTGGTATTACAATGTTTTATGAAGCAGGGTTTATCGTATTAATCCCTATAGTTTATACTGTAGTTATTGAAATGGATATTCCATTAATGTCTGCCGGTTTACCAGTAGTTACTGGATTATCAATTACACATACATTTTTACCACCGCATCCAGGCCCAGCATTAGTTGTTTCAACATATGGAGCAAGCATGGGTAAAACGTTACTTTTAGGTCTTTTGATTGCGATACCATCTATAATAATTTTAGAACTGTTTTATAATAAATCAAAATGGGCTTTAAGTGCAAAAGCTTCAATTCCAGAAGGATTAGCATCTAGACAAAAATTTAAAGAAGAGGAACTACCAGGGTTTGGTATAAGCGTATTTACAGCGTTAATTCCTATATTCTTAATTGCTGCTTCAACTTTTGGTGAGCTCTTGTTAGATAAAAATTCAATAGCGTTGAAATATATAAACTTCATTGGTGATGGACCAATTGCTTTACTAATTTCTGTATTATTTGCTACTTACACTCTTGGTATTGCCCGTGGCAAAAAGATGGAAGAAGTAATGAAAAGTTTAGCAGGTTCAGTAAAAGCTATTGCCATGATACTATTAGTAATTGGTGCTGGTGGTGCCTTTAAACAAGTAATTGTTGATGCAGGTATAGGTAATGCAGTTAATGAACTTACTAAAAATATAAATATTTCACCTTTAATATTGGCTTGGATTATTGCAGCAGCCGTAAGAACTGCAGTTGGTTCAGCAACAGTAGCTATATCTACAGCTTCTGGTATAATATTACCAATGATAGCAACATCAGGGGTTAATATAGAATTGATGGTTTTAGCTACATCATGCGGTAGTATGTTTGCGTCACATGTTAATGATCCAGGATTTTGGATGTTTAAAGAATATTTCAACCTATCTGTTGTTGATGCTATAAAGGTAAGAACTCCATATACATGTCTTTTATCAGTATTTGGTTTAATCGGGGTGCTAATTTTAAGTAATTTCTTCTAA